The following proteins are co-located in the Microbacterium immunditiarum genome:
- a CDS encoding enoyl-CoA hydratase/isomerase family protein, with product MSENITTTLDDGVLRIVFDRPDARNALTKKLYAELRDVYRSAYLDDSVAVVVLEGTQGNFAVGGDLKEMLGSLNDRSLDIFGYDEAVPFEAIRSLPKPTIAAIDGLCLGGGLTIALCCDIAIATERSKFGMPEARVGVVDGHMPRLLRDRVPPAILRYWLYSGVTFSAADAFTGGLLTKVVPDGGLETAVGEVLGELAKASPIAIRNYKKILNETRPLSSMEDAYETMLGPDALERINRFAQRSSKK from the coding sequence ATGTCAGAGAACATCACCACCACGCTGGACGACGGCGTCCTCCGCATCGTCTTCGATCGACCCGACGCGCGGAACGCCCTGACGAAGAAGCTCTACGCCGAGCTTCGCGACGTCTACCGCTCGGCGTACCTCGACGACTCGGTGGCAGTGGTCGTGCTCGAGGGCACGCAGGGCAACTTCGCTGTGGGCGGGGATCTCAAAGAGATGCTCGGGTCGCTCAACGACCGCAGCCTCGACATCTTCGGCTACGACGAGGCTGTTCCCTTCGAGGCGATCAGAAGCCTTCCCAAGCCCACGATCGCCGCCATCGACGGCCTGTGCCTGGGCGGCGGCCTCACGATCGCGCTGTGCTGCGACATCGCGATCGCGACGGAGCGCTCGAAGTTCGGCATGCCCGAGGCTCGCGTCGGTGTGGTCGACGGCCACATGCCTCGCCTCCTGCGCGACCGGGTACCCCCGGCGATCCTGCGCTATTGGCTTTACTCCGGGGTGACCTTCAGCGCCGCGGACGCGTTCACCGGGGGCCTGCTCACCAAGGTGGTGCCCGACGGCGGCCTGGAGACCGCCGTGGGCGAAGTCCTCGGCGAGCTCGCGAAGGCCTCGCCGATCGCGATCCGCAACTACAAGAAGATCCTCAACGAGACGCGTCCGCTGTCTTCCATGGAGGACGCCTACGAGACGATGCTCGGACCCGACGCGCTCGAGCGCATCAACCGGTTCGCGCAGCGCAGCAGCAAGAAGTAG